From a single Pseudobutyrivibrio xylanivorans genomic region:
- a CDS encoding type I restriction endonuclease yields the protein MAVIHNEDSRVKIPALVHFTRLGYTYKSLKESDGKYDEDTNIFIGSFRDGINNINGTNISEQEAKDIIADLKDTLNQEDLGQGFYTYLKKGYKGLKLIDFDSIDGFKNIYEVVTEFTCKNGSEEFRPDITVLVNGMPLVFIEVKKPNNKNGIQAEYERINKRFANKKFRRFANITQFMIFSNNSEYDDTEVIPLEGAFYSTTDYKKLFFSHFREEDSSIFDNISEIDVDVEKKILKDNNLFSIKGSGEYDTNMSSTTPTNRIITSMLSHERFMMLLKYAICFVDKVDPDTGIRRLEKHIMRYPQLFATKAIEKKLDDGVKKGVIWHTQGSGKTELAFYNTHYLKDYYQKQGIIAKFYFIVDRLDLLRQAADEFRSRGLVVDEVKNKAEFEKVFTKPGEKNNTGELSITVINIQKLSANAISKSLDYDLNIQRIYFLDEAHRSYNPTGSFLANLIASDRNAVMIALTGTPLISGDYNTTDVFGHYIHKYFYNSSIADRYTLRLIREGIKTEYRMSLMAALKELKAIKGSLPTKDIYAHKAYVRPLVKYIIDDFTRSRLRLNDDSIGGMIVCESESQARAVFEEIKSKNYKVALADEQDDSELLLDKDYSCALILHDEDDKDTRAHEQNEFKQGQIDFLVVYRMLLTGFDANRLKKLYLCRKITEHNLLQALTRVNRPYKNYRYGYVVDFADIRKEFDKTNKAYFEELQQELGDAFEEYNNILKGEDEIKKELDYISEKLFLFDTENAEIFSQQISELEKSELIEVRKAIELYKELANLSKLYGYDDLANRFTLDNIKSLYNEVTNRINIVNQKEALANAEDMSAILNMALDGIDFRFHKVSESEMVIADKFRESLEHTRAELQRNNDPKDPEYVLLVDELQRLFAKKNIEELTAEEMDSHIKELNRIEDAAKKKNLADAMLARKYNGDLKYMRTHKRLREGISPVATDIVLNRILLSVKNSVDKQVYDNENVLDNEPYFQKSMYRLILKEFNNNDIRLNAQNVKEIGNCISEEYFHERTWK from the coding sequence ATGGCGGTAATACATAATGAAGATTCTAGAGTAAAGATTCCAGCACTTGTTCATTTTACAAGACTAGGATACACGTATAAGTCATTAAAAGAATCTGATGGAAAATATGATGAGGATACCAATATTTTTATTGGTTCTTTTCGTGATGGAATAAATAATATTAATGGAACTAATATTTCTGAGCAAGAAGCAAAAGATATAATAGCAGATTTAAAAGATACATTAAATCAAGAGGATTTGGGACAGGGCTTTTATACTTATCTAAAGAAAGGTTATAAGGGACTCAAGTTAATAGATTTTGATTCTATTGATGGTTTTAAAAATATATATGAGGTAGTCACTGAATTTACTTGTAAAAATGGAAGTGAAGAGTTTAGACCGGATATTACAGTTTTGGTTAATGGAATGCCGCTTGTTTTTATAGAGGTAAAGAAACCGAATAATAAAAATGGAATACAAGCTGAATATGAAAGAATTAATAAACGTTTTGCAAACAAGAAATTCCGCCGGTTTGCAAATATTACACAGTTTATGATTTTCTCAAATAATAGTGAATATGATGATACTGAGGTCATTCCGTTAGAAGGAGCATTTTATTCGACCACAGATTATAAAAAATTATTCTTTAGTCATTTTAGGGAAGAAGACAGTTCTATATTTGACAACATCTCTGAAATAGATGTTGATGTGGAAAAGAAAATTTTAAAGGATAATAATCTGTTTTCTATAAAGGGAAGTGGTGAGTATGATACTAATATGTCTTCAACTACTCCTACAAATAGAATTATTACATCTATGCTTTCGCATGAGCGATTCATGATGCTTTTAAAATATGCAATATGCTTTGTCGATAAAGTAGATCCTGATACAGGGATTAGAAGATTAGAAAAGCATATTATGAGATATCCTCAGCTATTTGCCACAAAAGCAATTGAGAAAAAATTAGATGATGGTGTAAAGAAAGGGGTAATTTGGCACACGCAAGGAAGCGGTAAGACTGAACTTGCATTTTACAATACACATTATTTGAAGGATTATTATCAAAAGCAAGGGATAATAGCGAAGTTTTATTTTATTGTAGATAGATTAGATTTACTTCGACAGGCTGCAGACGAGTTTCGTTCTCGAGGACTTGTTGTTGATGAGGTCAAAAACAAAGCTGAATTTGAAAAAGTATTTACGAAACCAGGCGAAAAAAATAATACCGGTGAACTATCTATTACTGTTATTAATATTCAAAAGCTATCTGCAAATGCTATTTCTAAATCTTTAGATTACGATTTGAATATACAGAGGATTTATTTTTTAGATGAGGCACATAGAAGCTATAATCCGACAGGGTCATTTCTTGCAAATTTAATAGCTTCAGATAGAAATGCAGTAATGATTGCGTTAACTGGAACGCCTCTGATTAGTGGAGACTATAATACAACAGATGTATTTGGGCACTATATTCATAAGTACTTTTATAACAGCTCAATTGCGGATAGGTATACTCTTAGATTAATAAGAGAAGGAATTAAGACTGAGTATAGAATGAGCCTAATGGCAGCTTTAAAAGAACTCAAAGCTATTAAAGGCTCATTGCCTACGAAAGATATATATGCGCACAAAGCTTATGTTAGACCATTGGTAAAGTATATAATTGACGATTTTACAAGGAGTAGACTCAGGCTTAATGATGATAGCATCGGAGGTATGATAGTTTGCGAATCGGAATCACAAGCTAGAGCTGTTTTCGAGGAAATAAAGTCTAAGAATTACAAAGTGGCACTGGCAGATGAGCAGGATGATAGCGAACTTTTATTAGATAAAGATTATTCTTGTGCCTTAATATTGCATGATGAAGATGATAAAGATACAAGAGCTCACGAGCAAAATGAATTTAAGCAAGGACAAATAGATTTTCTGGTGGTTTATCGCATGTTACTTACTGGATTTGATGCGAATAGACTCAAAAAGCTTTATCTTTGCAGAAAGATTACTGAACATAATTTACTTCAGGCTTTAACCAGGGTTAACAGACCATATAAAAATTATAGATATGGTTATGTTGTTGATTTTGCTGATATTAGAAAAGAATTTGATAAGACAAATAAGGCCTATTTCGAAGAACTTCAGCAAGAGTTAGGAGATGCCTTTGAGGAATATAACAACATTCTAAAAGGCGAAGATGAGATTAAAAAAGAGTTAGATTATATTTCCGAAAAGCTTTTTTTATTTGATACAGAGAATGCAGAAATATTCTCACAGCAAATTTCAGAATTAGAAAAAAGTGAATTGATAGAAGTTCGTAAAGCTATAGAACTATATAAGGAATTGGCTAATTTATCAAAGCTATATGGTTATGATGATTTAGCAAATAGATTTACCCTTGATAATATAAAGTCTCTATACAATGAAGTAACAAATCGAATCAATATAGTAAATCAAAAGGAAGCATTGGCTAATGCGGAGGACATGTCTGCCATTTTAAATATGGCTTTGGATGGAATAGACTTCAGGTTCCATAAGGTGTCAGAAAGTGAAATGGTTATTGCAGATAAATTCCGAGAATCATTAGAGCATACACGGGCAGAACTGCAGCGTAATAATGATCCCAAAGATCCAGAATATGTCTTATTAGTTGATGAATTACAAAGATTATTTGCAAAGAAAAATATTGAGGAATTAACAGCAGAAGAGATGGATTCTCATATTAAGGAACTAAATAGAATAGAAGACGCAGCGAAAAAAAAGAATCTTGCGGATGCAATGCTAGCTAGAAAATATAATGGTGATCTGAAGTATATGAGAACGCATAAAAGATTACGTGAGGGCATTAGTCCAGTTGCAACTGATATTGTGCTAAACAGAATATTACTTTCAGTAAAAAATTCTGTTGATAAGCAAGTGTATGATAATGAAAACGTTCTTGATAATGAACCGTATTTTCAAAAAAGTATGTACCGTTTAATATTAAAAGAATTTAACAATAATGATATTCGGCTAAATGCTCAGAATGTAAAAGAAATCGGAAATTGTATTTCCGAAGAATACTTTCATGAAAGGACCTGGAAATAA
- a CDS encoding HsdM family class I SAM-dependent methyltransferase: protein MEKNNETLSEKIISICKENGYTLPAFLEQILYVMNIFSDVNLEHNRFFKYFVGLTAIKHDEILTSKLFDTEVISRIEKQCGCIEGLLSNINAPYRSQEEGWMHTFANILETIATQPLDKEGAKNLAYQLMKTVCDGSHAKSMVTNTIIAELESAVADIKDGEEVCDGTVGLGYSLGVCADNKKCQLTINDIDDRNVRDAALYLNLIGDYELDAKVGDFTIRKSEKKFDKVVMNIPFGTKVKELNGHQVDILIKYMNTDYCKDGDVLFTAAGLDALKDKGRLVLVVPQSFLFKQGLNAVCRERLRSLNLLRAVIDLPAGLDNTRVKTSMLVFEKGNDDVIYVDASKLINRGRRSEASITLENKRLLTDIINEKKEVEGISHKVSIGEIKEIGDWSYSRYFKEETEVIYRSIEDINKDINECMEQISAIDNKIGKMQLFN, encoded by the coding sequence ATGGAAAAGAATAATGAGACATTAAGTGAAAAAATAATAAGCATTTGTAAGGAGAATGGGTATACATTACCTGCTTTCTTAGAACAAATATTATATGTCATGAATATTTTTAGTGATGTAAATCTTGAACATAATAGATTTTTTAAATATTTTGTTGGTCTCACAGCAATTAAACATGATGAGATTTTAACTTCTAAACTTTTTGATACAGAGGTAATAAGCAGGATTGAAAAACAATGTGGTTGTATTGAGGGATTATTAAGTAATATAAATGCTCCATATAGATCCCAAGAGGAAGGATGGATGCATACATTTGCAAATATTCTTGAAACAATCGCTACTCAGCCCTTGGACAAGGAAGGTGCTAAGAATTTAGCCTATCAATTGATGAAAACTGTATGTGATGGTTCACATGCAAAATCTATGGTTACGAATACTATTATTGCAGAGTTAGAGAGTGCAGTTGCGGATATTAAGGATGGAGAAGAAGTTTGCGATGGAACTGTAGGATTAGGTTATTCACTTGGAGTGTGTGCAGATAATAAGAAGTGTCAACTTACAATTAACGATATTGATGATAGAAATGTTAGAGATGCTGCACTTTATTTAAATCTTATAGGGGATTATGAACTTGACGCGAAGGTAGGAGATTTTACTATTCGTAAGTCAGAAAAGAAATTTGACAAAGTTGTAATGAATATACCTTTTGGTACAAAAGTCAAAGAACTCAATGGGCATCAAGTAGATATTTTAATTAAATACATGAACACTGATTATTGCAAGGACGGTGATGTTCTGTTTACAGCAGCAGGACTTGATGCGCTAAAAGATAAAGGAAGACTTGTGCTTGTTGTACCACAGAGCTTTTTATTCAAGCAAGGTCTAAATGCAGTATGTCGTGAACGTTTACGTAGTCTTAATCTACTTAGAGCTGTTATTGATCTTCCTGCAGGATTGGATAATACCAGAGTGAAAACATCAATGTTAGTCTTCGAAAAAGGAAATGATGACGTAATCTACGTGGATGCATCAAAGCTCATAAATAGAGGTCGTAGATCAGAAGCTAGCATTACATTAGAAAATAAAAGGCTTCTTACAGATATTATAAACGAAAAGAAGGAGGTAGAAGGAATTTCGCATAAGGTTTCTATAGGCGAAATTAAGGAAATAGGAGATTGGTCATATTCTCGCTATTTTAAGGAAGAGACTGAGGTGATTTATCGTTCTATTGAGGATATAAATAAGGATATAAATGAATGTATGGAACAGATATCAGCCATTGATAATAAAATTGGAAAAATGCAGCTATTCAACTAG
- a CDS encoding Imm70 family immunity protein, with the protein MELFTEDRKRYVDVGGSWILHSVYSTAQVRLGGMKRKIPLAMDFLQTGKCEPNNAIETARQINLLRDEFSKIKPEKAVYDCDNPKVKAPWDGNLSYVTTSCANLYTTADGKDLLFELVSILTYADIMKKAVDMSE; encoded by the coding sequence ATGGAATTATTTACAGAGGATAGAAAAAGATACGTAGATGTAGGTGGAAGCTGGATTTTACATTCTGTTTATTCGACTGCACAGGTTCGATTAGGTGGAATGAAAAGAAAAATTCCTCTAGCAATGGATTTTCTTCAAACAGGGAAATGTGAACCTAATAATGCAATAGAGACTGCACGACAAATTAATCTGCTAAGAGATGAATTTTCAAAGATTAAACCAGAAAAGGCTGTATATGATTGTGATAATCCTAAAGTAAAAGCTCCGTGGGATGGAAATCTAAGCTATGTAACTACATCGTGTGCAAATTTATACACAACTGCTGATGGAAAGGATTTACTATTTGAATTAGTATCAATTCTTACCTACGCAGATATTATGAAGAAAGCAGTAGATATGTCGGAATGA
- a CDS encoding HNH endonuclease, translated as MGKSIYIDELPKDAVQIKDSFDYIDPRGNIYGLEKRNNHHSGEFFIKKQSLSNGYLYCGINKVNGSRVSCRVNRLVANTFIPNPENYPVVLHKDNNKANNNVDNLKWGTVSENTKQAFDDGLAVNRKGFNDEQSIPVDCYDTLYNQFIGSYGSISIAAREVGMTKKGITYQLENPDNPIRKNVYFVKYNASKRIHTVIGQFDIHTDEEIARYINIGHACVATGISDSVISSQVVLDRKPKWTKTGTYFKEIEVS; from the coding sequence GTGGGAAAAAGTATTTATATTGATGAATTACCAAAAGATGCAGTTCAGATAAAAGATTCATTTGATTATATCGATCCGAGAGGAAATATCTACGGACTTGAAAAAAGAAACAATCATCATAGTGGAGAATTCTTTATTAAGAAGCAAAGTTTGAGTAATGGATATTTGTATTGCGGGATAAATAAAGTTAATGGTAGTAGAGTCAGCTGCAGAGTGAATAGATTAGTAGCAAACACGTTTATCCCAAATCCTGAAAACTATCCAGTTGTTCTCCATAAAGATAATAATAAAGCTAATAATAATGTGGATAATTTAAAGTGGGGAACAGTGTCAGAAAACACAAAACAAGCTTTTGATGACGGGCTGGCTGTTAATAGAAAAGGTTTTAATGATGAACAATCGATTCCAGTTGATTGTTATGATACTTTATATAATCAATTTATTGGATCTTATGGCTCGATTTCTATAGCTGCGCGAGAAGTAGGAATGACTAAGAAGGGAATAACGTATCAGCTAGAGAATCCGGATAATCCCATAAGAAAGAATGTATATTTTGTAAAATATAATGCTTCTAAGAGAATTCATACTGTTATAGGACAGTTTGATATTCATACAGATGAAGAAATAGCTAGGTACATAAATATAGGTCATGCATGTGTTGCAACAGGAATCTCTGACTCTGTAATTAGCAGTCAAGTAGTACTAGATAGAAAACCTAAATGGACGAAAACAGGAACCTATTTTAAGGAAATAGAAGTATCATAG
- a CDS encoding HNH endonuclease signature motif containing protein, giving the protein MDYCSKIVSGYPAYEIDTRGQIFSYKSGKKKQLKPTLDSKQRYYAITLCSQSGNHKKFLIHRLVALAFIPNPNDYGEVNHIDGNPQNNNVENLEWCDRKHNLAESYKTMSPVRNKNASRLYKGDEYIGDFESISAAIRYAKEKFKIVSVSSLHKYLQYGDIRVIPEKQGRKHVAKRVETRTQNKGILILEGEGITIKRNTVKEIADDVYRLTGRRYPPRSLCADYNGGYKIAHRFSLKRVYEENYVGET; this is encoded by the coding sequence GTGGATTATTGCAGTAAAATAGTATCAGGATATCCTGCTTACGAAATTGATACTAGGGGACAAATTTTTAGTTATAAATCAGGAAAAAAGAAACAGTTAAAGCCAACTCTTGATTCAAAGCAACGTTATTATGCTATTACATTATGTTCTCAATCCGGTAATCATAAGAAATTTTTGATTCATAGACTAGTAGCCTTAGCTTTTATTCCTAATCCAAATGATTATGGTGAAGTCAATCATATTGATGGTAATCCTCAAAATAATAATGTAGAAAATTTAGAATGGTGTGACCGAAAACACAATCTTGCTGAAAGTTATAAGACTATGTCTCCTGTGAGAAACAAAAATGCATCTAGGTTATATAAAGGAGATGAATATATTGGGGACTTTGAATCTATTTCTGCCGCTATTCGATATGCAAAGGAAAAGTTTAAAATTGTGAGTGTTTCATCATTACATAAATATCTTCAATATGGAGATATTAGAGTAATTCCTGAGAAACAAGGGCGAAAGCATGTGGCAAAGAGAGTCGAAACTAGAACACAAAATAAGGGGATACTCATCTTAGAAGGTGAGGGTATAACAATAAAAAGAAATACAGTGAAAGAAATAGCAGATGATGTTTATAGATTAACAGGAAGAAGATATCCCCCACGATCATTATGTGCTGATTACAATGGGGGATATAAAATTGCTCATAGATTTTCGCTTAAAAGAGTTTATGAAGAAAATTACGTAGGAGAAACATAG
- a CDS encoding DUF2442 domain-containing protein, which yields MHRALNVTAMANNMLLIEFDTGEKKRFDCSKLIEKSSLYKDLSDETYFQGVYVDEMGIISWEDAVNLDPYMVYEESIATNEINCDK from the coding sequence ATGCATAGAGCTTTAAATGTAACAGCAATGGCTAACAATATGTTACTAATTGAGTTTGATACAGGAGAAAAGAAGAGATTTGATTGTTCAAAGCTGATTGAGAAATCCAGTCTTTATAAGGACTTATCTGATGAGACATATTTTCAGGGGGTGTACGTTGATGAGATGGGAATAATCTCTTGGGAAGATGCAGTCAATTTAGATCCATATATGGTTTATGAGGAGTCAATAGCAACAAATGAGATAAATTGTGACAAGTAG
- a CDS encoding Uma2 family endonuclease, translating to MKKEIEIKLDNNRYPLLVKDSNGVCLENTGIATVNNDFFIQKWSEEATELYSSLYGENNLFNKEKYEEMKPKLSATLWKIVARLEEINDGSFIVINKEQDLLKINNPIAYALEESNEDEYPEVIDGELVVWPKPETPTSNIFIGGIYSSLINMIEEAKLEYEVFSHVGLCCYDILEENPAENFFIPAITVVQKGFKEYCERIASAPSFVVEVVKSRLQKEYTLKKIPSYKKMGTEVWIIDYVNNRLSLFDTNNNYIEEYKEYEFNQPEECADLIFAEILIKTRKTMI from the coding sequence ATGAAAAAAGAAATAGAAATAAAATTGGATAATAACCGGTATCCATTATTGGTAAAAGATAGTAATGGTGTTTGTCTCGAGAATACAGGAATCGCTACTGTAAATAATGACTTTTTTATTCAAAAGTGGAGTGAAGAGGCAACGGAGTTATATTCGTCTCTCTATGGCGAGAATAATCTATTCAATAAAGAAAAATATGAAGAAATGAAGCCGAAGCTTTCGGCCACTCTTTGGAAAATTGTTGCTAGACTAGAAGAGATTAATGATGGTTCTTTTATTGTTATAAACAAGGAACAAGACCTGTTGAAAATTAATAATCCAATTGCTTATGCGTTGGAAGAATCAAACGAAGATGAATACCCTGAGGTGATAGATGGAGAGCTGGTAGTATGGCCAAAGCCAGAAACCCCAACAAGTAATATATTTATTGGGGGTATTTATTCATCATTAATCAATATGATAGAAGAAGCAAAACTTGAATATGAGGTGTTTAGTCACGTTGGATTGTGTTGTTATGATATTTTAGAGGAAAATCCTGCAGAGAATTTTTTTATTCCTGCTATTACTGTTGTTCAGAAAGGGTTTAAAGAATATTGTGAACGTATTGCGTCAGCACCTTCTTTTGTTGTAGAGGTAGTGAAAAGCAGATTACAAAAGGAATACACATTAAAGAAGATTCCATCATATAAAAAGATGGGGACAGAGGTTTGGATAATTGATTATGTAAATAATAGGTTATCTCTTTTTGATACTAACAATAATTATATAGAAGAATACAAAGAATATGAATTCAATCAACCTGAGGAGTGTGCAGACCTAATTTTCGCTGAGATATTGATAAAAACAAGAAAAACGATGATTTAA
- a CDS encoding ParA family protein, producing MRVVLIGNILGGQGKSVIAHNFAALLNKKGFRTLMIDGDGLASLDCYIDDDNKSTIKDVIYEKKTIVETIQRGEYFDYVRGSSNCRVDGIDTAKVILLLQKQFETINLFYDYGVIDLPAGNLVKNRLFATVADELIIPVTNYLHESCIHDYIDEMLEMKQFNEKFAIRGILLNRIDERHNDVNLLYKRVYEKLNPDKINRIFSTTLRESYLMPYSIYEKKFICEYERYVGIRQDFENFVDEYLAG from the coding sequence ATGAGAGTTGTGCTGATAGGTAATATACTTGGAGGACAGGGCAAATCGGTTATTGCTCATAATTTTGCGGCTTTGCTAAATAAAAAAGGCTTTCGAACATTGATGATTGATGGAGATGGACTGGCCTCGTTAGATTGTTATATTGATGATGATAACAAATCAACAATTAAGGATGTAATATATGAGAAAAAAACAATTGTAGAAACCATTCAACGAGGAGAATATTTTGACTATGTAAGGGGGAGTTCAAATTGCAGAGTGGACGGAATAGATACAGCCAAAGTAATTTTATTGTTGCAGAAGCAATTTGAAACTATAAACCTATTTTACGATTATGGCGTAATAGATTTACCAGCTGGAAACTTAGTAAAGAATCGTTTATTTGCTACAGTAGCCGATGAGCTTATTATTCCAGTTACTAATTATCTTCATGAGAGTTGTATTCATGATTATATAGATGAGATGTTGGAGATGAAGCAGTTTAATGAAAAATTTGCTATTAGAGGTATTTTGCTAAATAGAATAGATGAGAGACATAATGACGTAAATCTTTTGTATAAAAGAGTATATGAAAAATTGAATCCAGATAAGATCAATAGAATATTTTCTACGACTCTTAGAGAGTCATATTTAATGCCGTATTCCATATATGAAAAAAAATTCATATGTGAGTATGAAAGATATGTGGGAATTCGTCAGGATTTTGAGAATTTTGTTGATGAATATCTTGCAGGATAG
- a CDS encoding phage integrase family protein: MIQRGRLDYFVILTLYDYSYAELNTILDIKLKDIEVTSGKRVYFTPETIIFIPEYEFRLPEEHHKLVVRCLTKLAEGKKDDDYIFLNNNGKRVSQKNFSLFISRAKKELNIDDFSLRKYRNICRSEDIVNVNVNNDFNDAINEIIMLNDSINKIVNENESIFENDDLKILKDACNIIKETGERYKK; this comes from the coding sequence ATGATACAAAGAGGAAGGCTTGATTATTTTGTCATACTCACTTTGTATGATTATTCTTATGCGGAATTAAATACAATTTTAGACATTAAATTAAAAGATATAGAAGTTACTAGTGGGAAGAGAGTTTATTTCACTCCTGAGACTATTATATTTATTCCTGAATATGAGTTTCGATTACCAGAAGAGCATCATAAATTAGTAGTACGCTGTCTCACTAAGCTGGCAGAAGGAAAAAAAGACGATGATTATATTTTCCTTAATAATAACGGAAAGAGAGTTTCACAAAAAAACTTCTCATTATTCATTTCTAGGGCAAAAAAAGAGTTAAATATTGATGATTTTTCATTAAGAAAGTATAGAAACATATGCAGATCTGAGGATATAGTGAATGTTAATGTAAATAATGATTTTAATGATGCAATTAATGAAATTATAATGCTTAATGATTCGATTAATAAAATCGTGAATGAAAATGAATCTATATTTGAGAATGATGATTTAAAAATTTTAAAAGACGCATGCAACATTATAAAAGAAACAGGTGAAAGATATAAAAAGTAG
- a CDS encoding replication initiation protein yields the protein MAIKKQDEYGNYRTVDPTTGQFIDEYPLTNNLGGMEHQTVATNMGNVVDLDEQRYDVVDVDGNPVLSEDETQIREYIKAAISVDNLVETFSTNSHAALLKLLALQDNKHPLKKGGVGIAYRTDALIMHCKMEFTAEENVVFDAILGTMSSFPENVAYRIEPSNFVQFSRFQNDKTLYNVFRKGTEKLKERHLKFEELGPDGEDDIIVPWFDILRYHKKKNDELSYIEFKPSDFFKDLALCSQLVHGAYGSLEVTTQLRGKYTIALYWFLENKKRYKEYPNATPGVFDLELEEFKHQFSIPDKYYKSDIERRVLRPAYESINEVDECDFTFEYQEQLKGSKLVGYRFIVKEKNYIDAVETKALPQKEDAQDNPLTEKIALFINAYDLSFSSDEINRISACASRNNRDAIFVSQILLTFKQRIDNTELAPVEDKLGYVCRMIEQGATPKVSANDGKKAKNSFHNFSQRDVDMDELEKALFSK from the coding sequence ATGGCTATTAAAAAGCAAGATGAATATGGTAATTATCGAACTGTAGATCCAACCACTGGACAGTTTATTGATGAGTATCCTCTTACCAATAATTTGGGAGGAATGGAGCATCAGACTGTAGCCACTAACATGGGTAATGTCGTAGATCTTGATGAGCAAAGATACGATGTCGTAGATGTTGATGGCAATCCAGTTTTAAGTGAAGATGAGACACAGATTCGAGAATATATAAAAGCGGCAATATCTGTAGATAACCTCGTTGAAACATTTTCAACTAATTCCCACGCAGCATTATTAAAGCTTCTAGCTCTACAGGATAACAAACATCCTTTAAAAAAGGGTGGTGTAGGAATTGCTTATAGAACAGATGCTTTGATTATGCATTGTAAAATGGAGTTTACAGCAGAAGAGAATGTAGTATTTGATGCTATTCTTGGAACTATGTCTTCTTTTCCGGAAAATGTTGCTTACAGAATTGAACCATCAAACTTCGTTCAGTTTTCAAGATTCCAGAATGATAAAACACTTTATAATGTATTTAGAAAAGGAACAGAAAAGCTTAAGGAACGACATTTGAAATTTGAAGAACTAGGACCTGATGGAGAGGACGACATAATTGTTCCATGGTTTGATATTCTTCGCTATCATAAAAAGAAAAATGATGAGCTTTCTTATATCGAATTTAAGCCATCTGACTTTTTCAAGGATTTAGCGCTTTGTTCTCAGTTGGTACACGGAGCTTATGGATCACTTGAGGTAACAACTCAATTACGAGGTAAGTATACAATAGCTTTGTATTGGTTCCTGGAAAATAAAAAGAGATATAAGGAATATCCAAATGCAACGCCTGGTGTGTTTGATTTAGAGCTTGAAGAATTTAAACATCAGTTTTCTATTCCGGATAAGTATTACAAGTCGGATATTGAAAGACGAGTACTTAGACCTGCATATGAAAGTATTAATGAAGTCGATGAATGTGATTTCACTTTTGAATACCAGGAGCAGCTTAAGGGTAGCAAGCTTGTAGGCTATAGATTTATTGTCAAAGAAAAGAACTATATCGATGCTGTTGAAACAAAAGCTCTACCACAAAAGGAAGATGCTCAGGACAATCCATTAACAGAAAAGATTGCATTGTTTATCAATGCATATGATTTAAGCTTTTCAAGTGATGAGATTAATCGTATTTCAGCTTGTGCTAGTAGAAATAATAGAGATGCTATTTTTGTTTCTCAGATTCTTTTAACATTTAAGCAGAGAATCGATAATACTGAACTTGCTCCAGTAGAAGATAAACTTGGATATGTTTGTAGAATGATTGAACAGGGAGCAACACCAAAAGTTTCTGCTAATGATGGAAAGAAAGCAAAGAACTCATTTCATAACTTCAGCCAAAGAGATGTAGATATGGATGAATTAGAAAAAGCCTTATTTAGCAAATAA